In one Juglans regia cultivar Chandler chromosome 11, Walnut 2.0, whole genome shotgun sequence genomic region, the following are encoded:
- the LOC108983706 gene encoding ABC transporter B family member 11-like encodes MAAENGFGGKINADEATTSESYPEAEKTSSTNGDQEDSKKSKGHEKTNTIPFRKLFSFADSTDILMMILGTIGAIGNGICMPLMTVLFGDLMDSFGDNQNNHEVVEVVSKVSLKFVYLGLGSGVAAFLQVACWMVTGERQAARIRGLYLKTILRQDVAFFDKETNTGEVIGRMSGDTVLIQDAMGEKVGKFIQLVSTFIGGFVIAFIKGWLLTLVMLSSIPLLVVSGAVMSTIIAKMASVGQSAYAKAANVVEQTIGSIRTVASFTGEKQAIINYNKFLVKAYKSGVHEGLASGFGLGVVMLVVFCSYALAIWFGAKMILEKGYSGGAVLTVIIAVLTGSMSLGQASPCMSAFAAGQAAAFKMFETIERKPEIDAYDTKGRTLDDIRGDIELRDVFFSYPSRPDEQIFNGFSLCIPSGTTAALVGQSGSGKSTVISLIERFYDPLAGEVLIDGINLKEYQLKWIRGKIGLVSQEPVLFASSIKDNISYGKDGATIEEIRAATELANAAKFIDKLPQGLDTMVGEHGTQLSGGQKQRIAIARAILKDPRILLLDEATSALDAESERIVQEALDRIMVNRTTVIVAHRLSTVRNADMIAVIHRGKMVEKGSHSVLINDPDGAYSQLIRLQELNKESEQSVDDQNKQEITAESARQSSQRMSILRSISRGSSGVGNSSRHSFSVSVGLPTGINLPDIALAEKQTPQLPAEEYPNVSLRRIAYLNKPEIPVLIIGAIAAVINGTILPIFGLLISSVIKTFYEPPNELKKDSKFWAIMFMILGLASFLVIPARSYFFAVAGCKLIQRIRVICFEKVVHMEVGWFDEPEHSSGAIGARLSADAASVRALVGDALGQVVENAAAAVAGLVIAFVASWQLAFIILVLIPLIGLNGYVQVKFMKGFSADAKMKYEEASQVANDAVGSIRTVASFCAEEKVMQLYRKKCEGPMKTGIRLGLISGLGFGMSFLLLFCVYATSFYAGARLVDDGKATFSDVFRVFFALTMAAIGISQSSSFAPDSSKAKTAAASIFGIIDRKSKIDPSEESGMKLDDVKGDIELRHLSFKYPSRPDIQILRDLSLAIHSGKTVALVGESGSGKSTVISLLQRFYDPDSGHITLDGIEIQKFQLKWLRQQMGLVSQEPILFNDSIHANIAYGKEGNATEAEIIAASELANAHKFISSLQQGYDTMVGERGVQLSGGQKQRVAIARAIIKSPRILLLDEATSALDAESEKVVQDALDRVMVNRTTIVVAHRLSTIKNADLIAVVKNGVIVEKGKHDTLIKIKDGFYASLVALHSSASTA; translated from the exons ATGGCAGCTGAGAATGGCTTCGGCGGCAAAATAAATGCAGATGAAGCCACCACATCAGAAAGCTATCCAGAAGCAGAGAAAACCTCCAGCACGAATGGTGATCAGGAAGACTCAAAAAAGAGTAAAGGacatgagaaaacaaacactATTCCCTTTCGCAAACTGTTCTCATTTGCTGATTCCACTGATATTTTGATGATGATCCTTGGCACAATTGGTGCTATTGGTAATGGGATATGTATGCCCCTTATGACTGTCCTTTTCGGGGACTTGATGGATTCTTTTGGAGATAATCAGAATAACCACGAAGTGGTTGAGGTGGTCTCCAAG GTCTCTCTAAAGTTTGTCTATTTGGGATTGGGATCGGGTGTAGCAGCATTCCTTC AGGTGGCTTGCTGGATGGTCACAGGGGAGAGACAGGCAGCAAGAATAAGGGGTTTGTATCTGAAGACCATTTTGAGACAAGATGTTGCTTTTTTTGACAAGGAAACAAACACTGGAGAGGTTATTGGGAGAATGTCTGGCGACACTGTACTCATACAAGATGCAATGGGTGAGAAG GTTGGGAAATTTATACAACTGGTTTCTACATTCATAGGAGGCTTTGTAATAGCATTTATCAAAGGGTGGCTTCTAACCCTTGTCATGTTATCTTCTATTCCTCTTCTCGTGGTGTCTGGTGCGGTCATGTCCACCATCATTGCCAAGATGGCATCCGTTGGACAAAGTGCTTATGCGAAAGCAGCAAATGTAGTTGAACAGACAATTGGTTCAATCCGAACT GTTGCATCGTTCACCGGTGAGAAGCAAgctataattaattacaacaaATTTCTTGTAAAAGCTTACAAATCAGGGGTTCATGAAGGCTTGGCTTCGGGATTTGGTCTTGGCGTGGTTATGTTAGTGGTGTTCTGCAGTTATGCTTTGGCTATATGGTTTGGAGCAAAGATGATACTTGAAAAAGGATATAGTGGGGGCGCTGTGCTGACTGTGATTATTGCTGTGTTGACAGGGTCCAT GTCTCTAGGTCAGGCATCTCCCTGCATGAGTGCATTTGCCGCTGGTCAAGCTGCAGCATTTAAGATGTTTGAAACTATAGAGAGGAAGCCAGAGATTGATGCTTATGACACAAAGGGAAGGACATTAGATGACATTCGTGGAGATATAGAGTTAAGGGATGTTTTCTTCAGTTACCCGAGCAGGCCTGATGAGCAAATATTCAATGGATTCTCTCTTTGTATCCCAAGTGGTACAACTGCAGCTTTGGTAGGTCAAAGTGGAAGTGGGAAGTCGACAGTGATTAGTCTGATAGAGAGGTTTTATGATCCTTTGGCTGGTGAAGTTCTTATAGATGGTATTAACCTCAAAGAGTATCAACTTAAATGGATTAGGGGGAAAATTGGTCTCGTCAGCCAGGAACCTGTATTATTTGCATCAAGCATTAAGGATAACATATCATATGGAAAGGATGGTGCAACTATCGAGGAGATAAGAGCAGCAACTGAACTTGCAAATGCTGCCAAGTTTATTGATAAATTGCCGCAG GGACTAGATACCATGGTTGGTGAGCATGGAACACAACTATCTGGAGGACAAAAGCAGAGGATTGCCATTGCAAGAGCAATTCTGAAAGACCCACGAATCTTACTTCTCGATGAAGCTACAAGTGCACTTGATGCAGAATCTGAGCGGATCGTGCAAGAGGCATTAGACCGGATTATGGTAAATCGGACAACTGTAATTGTTGCCCATCGTTTGAGCACAGTAAGGAATGCTGATATGATTGCTGTCATTCATAGAGGAAAGATGGTTGAAAAAG GCTCACACTCAGTACTAATCAATGATCCTGATGGAGCATACTCTCAGCTCATTCGCTTGCAAGAACTAAACAAAGAGTCAGAGCAATCTGTAGATGATCAAAACAAGCAGGAAATTACAGCAGAATCTGCTAGACAGTCAAGTCAAAGAATGTCAATCCTACGATCCATAAGTCGAGGATCATCTGGAGTAGGAAATAGCAGCCGCCACTCGTTCTCTGTATCTGTTGGTCTTCCTACAGGAATTAATTTACCAGACATTGCACTGGCAGAGAAACAAACCCCTCAACTACCTGCAGAAGAATATCCAAATGTGTCACTCCGCCGCATTGCCTACTTAAACAAGCCTGAGATTCCGGTGCTTATAATTGGAGCTATAGCTGCAGTCATCAATGGCACAATACTTCCTATTTTCGGTTTACTGATTTCCAGCgtgattaaaacattttatgAACCACCTAACGAACTaaaaaaagattcaaaattttggGCAATAATGTTTATGATCCTTGGTCTAGCATCATTTCTGGTGATTCCAGCTCGGTCATACTTCTTTGCTGTGGCTGGGTGTAAACTAATCCAACGTATTAGAGTAATCTGCTTTGAGAAGGTGGTTCACATGGAGGTTGGTTGGTTCGATGAGCCCGAGCACTCAAGTGGTGCAATTGGTGCAAGGCTCTCAGCAGATGCAGCATCAGTTCGTGCCTTAGTTGGGGATGCACTTGGTCAAGTGGTGGAaaatgctgctgctgctgttgctggGTTGGTCATTGCTTTTGTTGCGAGCTGGCAGTTAGCTTTTATTATCCTTGTATTGATCCCTCTGATTGGACTCAATGGGTATGTTCAAGTGAAGTTTATGAAAGGATTCAGTGCAGATGCAAAG ATGAAGTATGAGGAAGCAAGCCAAGTCGCTAATGATGCAGTCGGAAGTATAAGAACAGTTGCTTCATTCTGTGCAGAAGAGAAGGTGATGCAACTATACAGAAAGAAATGCGAAGGCCCAATGAAGACAGGAATAAGGCTAGGCCTCATAAGTGGATTAGGATTTGGGATGTCTTTCCTTTTATTGTTTTGTGTCTATGCAACCAGTTTCTATGCAGGAGCTCGACTTGTTGATGACGGAAAAGCAACATTCTCGGATGTTTTCCGG GTTTTCTTTGCCTTAACCATGGCAGCGATTGGAATTTCTCAGTCAAGCTCCTTTGCTCCCGATTCTAGTAAAGCAAAGACTGCTGCTGCTTCCATATTCGGGATAATTGATCGGAAGTCAAAGATAGACCCAAGTGAGGAGTCAGGCATGAAATTGGATGATGTTAAGGGTGACATTGAGCTTCGTCATTTAAGCTTTAAGTATCCATCTAGGCCAGATATTCAGATCCTCCGAGACCTCAGCTTGGCTATTCATTCTGGCAAG ACTGTTGCCCTGGTTGGAGAAAGTGGTAGTGGAAAATCCACAGTGATATCGCTTTTGCAAAGGTTTTATGATCCTGATTCGGGTCATATTACATTGGATGGAATTGAGATTCAAAAGTTCCAACTGAAGTGGTTGAGGCAGCAGATGGGGCTTGTGAGCCAGGAACCAATTCTGTTCAATGACTCTATCCATGCCAACATTGCATATGGAAAGGAAGGAAATGCAACTGAGGCAGAAATTATAGCTGCATCAGAGTTGGCCAATGCCCACAAGTTCATTAGTAGCTTACAACAG GGTTATGATACCATGGTAGGAGAGCGAGGAGTTCAATTGTCTGGCGGGCAGAAGCAACGAGTTGCTATTGCACGTGCTATTATTAAAAGCCCAAGGATTTTACTATTAGATGAGGCAACTAGCGCGCTAGATGCTGAGTCTGAAAAAGTGGTTCAAGATGCACTAGACCGAGTCATGGTTAACCGGACTACAATTGTGGTGGCTCATCGGTTATCCACAATCAAGAATGCCGATTTAATTGCAGTTGTTAAAAATGGAGTAATTGTGGAGAAAGGAAAGCATGATACCTTGATTAAGATCAAGGATGGATTTTATGCCTCCTTAGTAGCACTTCACAGCAGTGCTTCAACTGCATGA